A window of the Hordeum vulgare subsp. vulgare chromosome 5H, MorexV3_pseudomolecules_assembly, whole genome shotgun sequence genome harbors these coding sequences:
- the LOC123451900 gene encoding probable amidase At4g34880, with protein MAWLRLKAVAAVLALLAVAAGVAHGFEFHEATVDAIQLGFSNGTLTSRALVRFYLDQIGRLNPLLHAVIEVNPDALRQAKRADAELRSSGHATGSLHGVPVLLKDNIATRDALNTTAGSLALLGSVVRRDAGVVARLRRAGAVVLGKASLSEWANFRQVDAGWSARGGQARNPYVLSSTPCGSSAGSGVAAAANMAAVTLGTETDGSILCPSSFNSVVGIKPTLGLTSRAGVIPITPLQDTVGPMCRTVSDAVHVLDAIVGYDEHDAAATGAASKYIPRGGYTQFLKKDGLKGKKIGVPNGFFQGYGQAQLNVYKQHLATMRKLGAVVVEKLDVAANLTALLVEIGSNEGIAMQSEFKLSINAYLADLVHSPVHSLADIIAFNNKHPVEERLKDFGQPDLIAAQNTNGIGPVEKDAIRRLKELNTNGLEKLMKELALDAIVAPNYDASSLLAIGGTPGIVVPAGYDEQGVPFGICFGGLQGYEPRLIEMAYAFEQATNVRRPPMFKP; from the exons ATGGCTTGGCTGCGACTGAAAGCTGTCGCCGCCGTCCTCGCTCTGCTTGCTGTCGCCGCCGGCGTCGCGCACGGCTTCGAGTTCCACGAGGCCACCGTGGACGCCATCCAGCTCGGCTTCAGCAACGGGACTCTAACCTCCAGGGCGCTCGTCCGGTTCTACCTGGACCAGATCGGCCGCCTCAACCCGCTCCTGCACGCCGTCATCGAGGTGAACCCGGACGCGCTCCGGCAGGCCAAGCGCGCCGACGCCGAGCTTCGCTCCTCCGGCCATGCCACCGGCTCGCTGCACGGCGTCCCCGTCCTGCTCAAGGACAACATCGCCACCCGCGACGCGCTCAACACGACGGCCGGCTCCTTGGCCCTCCTAGGCTCCGTGGTGAGGCGCGACGCCGGCGTGGTGGCCCGGCTCCGGCGTGCGGGCGCCGTGGTGCTCGGGAAGGCCAGCCTGTCCGAGTGGGCCAATTTCCGGCAAGTGGACGCCGGGTGGAGCGCCCGCGGCGGCCAGGCACGGAACCCGTACGTGCTGTCGTCCACCCCGTGCGGGTCGAGCGCCGGTTCGGGCGTCGCCGCGGCGGCCAACATGGCGGCCGTGACGCTCGGCACCGAGACCGACGGCTCCATACTCTGCCCTTCGTCGTTCAACTCAGTTGTCGGCATCAAGCCGACGTTGGGGTTGACCAGCCGGGCCGGCGTCATCCCCATCACCCCGTTGCAGGACACCGTGGG GCCGATGTGCCGGACGGTGTCGGACGCGGTGCACGTGTTGGACGCCATCGTCGGCTACGACGAGCACGACGCCGCGGCCACCGGAGCGGCATCCAAGTACATCCCGCGCGGCGGGTACACGCAGTTCCTGAAGAAAGATGGGCTCAAGGGGAAGAAAATCGGCGTCCCCAATGGCTTCTTCCAAGGATATGGACAGGCGCAGCTGAATGTGTACAAGCAGCACCTAGCCACGATGAG GAAACTTGGAGCCGTGGTGGTCGAGAAGCTGGACGTCGCTGCCAATTTGACTGCTCTATTGGTTGAGATTGGTTCCAACGAGGGGATTGCGATGCAGTCAGAGTTCAAGCTGAGCATAAACGCCTACTTGGCAGACTTGGTCCACTCCCCTGTCCATTCCCTTGCAGACATCATAGCATTCAACAACAAGCATCCTGTAGAG GAGAGGCTGAAAGACTTCGGGCAGCCCGACCTTATCGCGGCTCAAAACACAAACGGCATCGGCCCTGTGGAGAAAGACGCAATCCGTCGGCTCAAGGAGCTGAACACGAATGGGCTGGAGAAACTGATGAAGGAGCTGGCGCTGGATGCGATCGTGGCGCCCAACTACGATGCTTCCAGCCTTCTCGCCATCGGTGGCACCCCTGGCATCGTTGTGCCGGCGGGGTATGACGAGCAGGGGGTCCCCTTTGGCATATGCTTCGGCGGGCTGCAGGGGTACGAGCCGAGGTTGATCGAGATGGCATATGCTTTCGAGCAGGCTACCAATGTTCGGAGGCCACCCATGTTCAAGCCCTAG